The following proteins are encoded in a genomic region of Microcoleus sp. FACHB-68:
- a CDS encoding Calx-beta domain-containing protein, producing the protein MANFTGTFESDLIAGLPENDIILGLGGNDTLRGLVGNDYIAGNIGADLIEAADGDDQVDAGKDDDGVTGDAGNDTLSGNEGNDTIDGGLGNDIIIGNEDNDRLIGNEGNDLIFGNMGSDTLQGSGGNETLLGGRDEDRLFGEDGDDYLNGNLGNDTVEGGSGKDIVRGGQGNDRLFGDAGDDLLFGDLGSDTLTGGDGTDYFFLRKGVGGATIAEANFITDFVNGVDFIGLEGEVRYEDLSISQGIAEYAGSTVIQDVFSQEILAVLQGVSSNLINSADFANPGTLAFSDVRFQVNENGTPIAAVTVTRTGGSSGAASAVVSLSDGTATANADYNATPITVNFADGDAAPKTVTIPIVNDTLPEITETLNLNLERLTGNAFVEQNTAVLEIVDDEAKSTAKVTFQNPDGAASFGSTVVGAGKDVLIGSASDAVYLFDSFTGALLRKFSLPNQNQGQVFYRTDAIATLGNNVLIGAPNDDSAGTDAGAVYLFDRNTGAVVRTFVNPTPNANDNFGASITTAGNDVVISAPGDDTAGENKGAVYLFDGNTGALLQTFLNPNPSQSLIGSSIAVVGNNVLANAISFDPVTGNASTGTLYLFDRATGGVLRTFVNPVPLTSDRFGRDINVIGNNILTRGSEFVGTAGQEVVYRIDSATGSFVQTYRSPRPGQLIDFGDSITPVGNNILLGAPVEDAVRFDAGAAYLYNGTTGALTDTFISPRPSDDNNFGMSAAATNNGIVIGSDNGAYLF; encoded by the coding sequence ATGGCTAATTTTACCGGCACTTTTGAAAGCGATCTGATTGCAGGATTGCCAGAAAATGACATCATCCTGGGGTTAGGTGGCAATGACACCTTGCGTGGATTAGTAGGAAATGATTATATCGCCGGCAATATCGGGGCGGATTTGATTGAAGCGGCTGACGGTGATGATCAAGTCGATGCCGGCAAAGATGATGACGGCGTGACGGGGGATGCCGGTAATGACACTCTATCTGGTAACGAAGGCAATGACACCATTGATGGCGGGTTGGGCAACGATATTATCATCGGCAATGAAGATAATGACCGGCTCATTGGCAATGAAGGCAATGATTTAATATTTGGCAACATGGGCAGCGATACTCTCCAAGGTAGCGGGGGGAATGAAACCTTACTTGGCGGCAGAGACGAGGATCGGCTGTTTGGTGAAGATGGGGATGACTATCTCAATGGCAATTTAGGTAACGATACCGTTGAGGGCGGTTCCGGCAAAGATATTGTGCGGGGCGGGCAGGGCAATGACCGGCTATTTGGGGATGCCGGTGACGATCTTCTGTTTGGCGATCTGGGCAGTGATACCTTAACCGGCGGGGATGGAACGGACTACTTTTTCCTGCGTAAAGGCGTTGGCGGTGCAACGATTGCTGAAGCGAATTTTATTACGGATTTTGTTAATGGGGTTGATTTTATTGGGTTAGAAGGAGAGGTGAGATATGAGGATCTCAGCATCTCTCAAGGCATTGCTGAATATGCCGGCAGCACGGTTATTCAGGATGTTTTCTCACAAGAGATATTGGCGGTGTTACAAGGGGTTAGCAGTAATCTAATCAACAGTGCTGATTTTGCAAATCCTGGCACTTTAGCGTTTAGTGATGTCAGATTCCAGGTTAATGAGAATGGAACCCCAATTGCGGCGGTGACAGTGACTCGCACCGGCGGCAGTAGTGGGGCAGCGAGTGCAGTTGTGTCGCTAAGCGATGGCACGGCGACTGCTAACGCAGATTATAATGCAACGCCGATAACGGTTAATTTTGCAGATGGGGACGCAGCACCTAAAACGGTGACGATTCCGATTGTTAATGATACCTTGCCCGAAATTACTGAGACGCTTAACTTGAACTTGGAAAGGCTCACCGGCAATGCGTTTGTTGAACAAAATACAGCGGTTCTGGAAATTGTGGATGATGAGGCAAAGTCTACTGCGAAAGTAACTTTCCAAAACCCTGATGGGGCTGCTAGTTTTGGTTCAACTGTTGTAGGTGCCGGCAAGGATGTACTGATTGGATCAGCAAGTGATGCTGTTTATTTATTTGATAGCTTCACCGGCGCTTTGCTGCGGAAGTTTAGCCTGCCGAACCAAAATCAGGGGCAAGTTTTTTATAGAACGGATGCCATCGCTACACTGGGCAATAATGTTTTGATTGGGGCACCGAATGATGACAGTGCCGGCACAGATGCGGGGGCGGTTTATTTGTTTGATAGGAATACCGGCGCAGTTGTGCGAACATTTGTGAACCCGACTCCGAATGCAAATGATAACTTTGGTGCATCCATTACGACTGCCGGCAACGATGTGGTGATTAGCGCACCGGGTGACGACACTGCCGGCGAGAATAAAGGGGCGGTTTATTTATTCGATGGCAACACCGGCGCACTGTTGCAAACATTCTTAAATCCCAACCCAAGTCAGTCGCTGATTGGTTCTTCAATCGCCGTTGTTGGTAATAATGTTTTAGCGAATGCAATTAGTTTTGACCCAGTTACGGGTAATGCGAGTACCGGCACCCTTTACCTATTTGATCGGGCAACGGGTGGAGTTCTCAGAACGTTTGTAAATCCGGTTCCTTTAACATCTGATAGGTTCGGCAGAGATATTAACGTAATTGGCAATAATATTTTGACGAGGGGAAGCGAATTTGTGGGGACTGCCGGCCAAGAAGTGGTGTATAGAATTGACAGCGCCACCGGCAGTTTTGTTCAAACCTACCGCAGCCCGCGTCCAGGTCAACTTATAGATTTTGGGGATTCGATCACACCAGTGGGCAATAATATTCTGTTGGGTGCACCCGTCGAGGACGCGGTGCGCTTTGATGCCGGTGCCGCGTACCTGTATAACGGAACAACCGGCGCTTTAACTGACACGTTTATCAGTCCTAGACCTTCTGATGATAATAATTTTGGGATGTCGGCTGCTGCCACTAACAATGGCATTGTGATTGGCAGTGACAATGGGGCTTATTTGTTCTAG
- a CDS encoding PEP-CTERM sorting domain-containing protein — translation MKNAKFFASKSSLLAVGLLSASAALIALPAKAATVQVNLSDKTNTDTADYPTVKVTLDDTSNPGKITAKVEVVPGKTGYIGDLRGVYFNIPGVSGLTISPVAGGPLTNISTNGNFKSFSNSADLQGTKLSFNAGVEVGRQGIPDGDDYQSTTFTISGNGLTLSAFTSQTVGARLMSVGDPNGSRELSSKTAGTAPATVAVNPPSGPSTPSGGTPDAPGGGTPEQPTGGTPNAPGGGTPNAPGGGTPDAPGGGTPEQPTGGTPNAPGGGTPEQPTGGTPDAPGGGTPEQPTGGTPDAPGGGTPEQPTGGTPDAPGGGTPEQPTGGTPDAPGGGTPEQPTGGTPDAPGGGTPEQPTGGTPDAPGGGTPEQPGEPSGTPAPSNPGPGGDAEQVPEPTTMAGSALGLAALMKWRKNRKASKNN, via the coding sequence ATGAAAAACGCTAAATTTTTTGCATCGAAGTCTAGTTTGTTGGCTGTTGGTTTATTGAGCGCCTCTGCTGCCTTAATCGCCCTGCCGGCAAAAGCCGCCACTGTACAAGTCAACCTCAGCGATAAGACAAACACGGATACTGCCGACTACCCCACAGTTAAGGTAACCCTGGACGATACCAGCAATCCTGGCAAAATTACCGCTAAAGTTGAGGTTGTACCAGGCAAAACCGGCTACATCGGCGACCTCCGGGGTGTGTACTTTAACATTCCGGGTGTTAGCGGACTCACAATTTCACCCGTCGCTGGTGGCCCACTCACCAATATCTCTACAAATGGGAACTTCAAAAGCTTCAGCAATAGCGCTGACTTGCAAGGGACAAAGCTATCCTTCAATGCCGGTGTAGAAGTTGGACGCCAAGGAATCCCTGATGGTGACGACTATCAAAGCACCACATTTACTATCTCTGGTAATGGTTTGACCCTGAGTGCCTTTACTTCTCAGACTGTTGGCGCTCGTCTGATGAGTGTGGGCGATCCTAACGGCAGTCGTGAACTCAGCAGCAAAACTGCCGGTACAGCTCCAGCAACCGTAGCCGTCAATCCACCCAGTGGCCCCAGCACTCCGAGCGGTGGAACTCCTGATGCACCGGGTGGTGGAACTCCTGAACAACCCACTGGTGGAACTCCTAATGCACCGGGTGGTGGAACTCCTAATGCACCAGGTGGTGGAACTCCTGATGCACCGGGTGGTGGAACTCCTGAGCAACCCACTGGTGGAACTCCTAATGCACCGGGTGGTGGAACTCCTGAGCAACCCACTGGTGGAACTCCTGATGCACCGGGTGGTGGAACTCCTGAGCAACCCACTGGTGGAACTCCTGATGCACCGGGTGGTGGAACTCCTGAGCAACCCACTGGTGGAACTCCTGATGCACCGGGTGGTGGAACTCCTGAGCAACCCACTGGTGGAACTCCTGATGCACCGGGTGGTGGAACTCCTGAGCAACCCACTGGTGGAACTCCTGATGCACCGGGTGGTGGAACTCCTGAGCAACCCACTGGTGGAACTCCTGATGCACCGGGTGGTGGAACTCCTGAGCAACCCGGTGAGCCTTCCGGAACTCCCGCACCTTCCAACCCAGGACCGGGTGGGGACGCCGAACAAGTTCCCGAACCCACCACAATGGCCGGTTCAGCGTTAGGTTTGGCAGCTTTGATGAAATGGCGCAAAAACAGAAAGGCTAGCAAGAACAATTAG
- a CDS encoding 6-phosphofructokinase: MGKKRIGVLTSGGDSPGMNAAVRAVVRSALAKGVEVYAIYEGYQGMVDGSECRISETAASPSRNIRPCIRQLNWDDVGGILHRGGTIIGTARCLEFRSREGRRVAARNLLQNGIDSLVVIGGDGSLTGADTFRAEWPELLAELVELGEIDRQLADQHPYLAIVGLPASIDNDMYGSDMTIGTDTALHRLTEAVDAISSTAASHQRTFVVEVMGRHCGYLALMGALATGADWVLIPECPPETDNWEEQMCAVLKAGRESGRRDSIVIVAEGAKDRQGHPIHCDDVKRVLEERLDEDTRVTILGHVQRGGSPSAFDRNLSTLLGHAAVEELLSATSATEPVLIGMRGNRITRPPLMHCVEQTHAVADAIAAGDYETAMDLRGNSFKEAFHTLHTLMQASPSQERNTGENTLSHSPLRIAVLNCGAAAPGMNTAVRAAVRLGIDKGQTMLGVEHGFRGLIDGSIKELDWLSVRGWATTGGSELGTSRKIPQTKDFYEIARHIEAQNIHALLIIGGWSGYEAAYQLYAQRDTFSAFNIPILCLPAGINNNLPGCELSIGADTALNNIIQAVDKIKQSAVASNRCFIVKVMGRYCGYLALMSGLATGAERIYLHEEGVSLSNLQQDLTNLIDGFKQGKRVGLIICNENAHTVYTSDFICALFEEEGRQLFQVRQAILGHLQQGGDPSPFDRIQATRFAAKGLDFLIEQAQKASPVSAFIGLQAGQIQFFDLGDLPRMVNKDYQRPKEQWWLELHTLARTLSQPAPQPAD; the protein is encoded by the coding sequence ATGGGTAAAAAACGGATAGGTGTCTTAACGAGTGGTGGCGACTCGCCTGGAATGAACGCTGCCGTGAGGGCGGTGGTTCGCTCAGCACTGGCGAAAGGTGTTGAAGTGTATGCAATCTACGAAGGCTACCAAGGCATGGTGGATGGGAGCGAATGCCGCATCTCTGAAACAGCCGCCAGCCCATCTCGTAATATTCGCCCCTGTATCCGTCAACTCAACTGGGACGACGTGGGCGGCATCTTGCACAGAGGCGGCACCATCATCGGCACAGCACGCTGCCTGGAATTTCGCAGCCGGGAAGGACGTCGGGTGGCGGCTCGAAATCTTTTGCAAAACGGGATTGACAGCTTAGTTGTGATCGGAGGCGATGGCAGCCTCACCGGCGCGGATACGTTCCGCGCAGAATGGCCGGAACTACTGGCAGAATTGGTAGAGCTTGGCGAAATCGACCGGCAACTGGCGGATCAACATCCTTATTTAGCAATTGTGGGGCTGCCGGCTTCTATCGATAACGATATGTATGGCAGCGATATGACGATCGGCACGGATACGGCGCTACACCGGCTCACCGAAGCCGTTGACGCCATTTCCTCAACGGCTGCCAGCCATCAGCGCACCTTTGTTGTAGAAGTGATGGGGCGTCACTGCGGTTATTTAGCGCTAATGGGGGCACTCGCCACCGGCGCTGACTGGGTACTGATTCCAGAATGCCCCCCAGAAACAGACAATTGGGAAGAGCAGATGTGTGCCGTGCTCAAAGCCGGTCGTGAATCCGGGCGTCGGGATAGCATTGTGATTGTGGCGGAAGGCGCAAAAGACCGGCAAGGCCACCCGATTCACTGCGATGATGTCAAACGGGTTCTAGAAGAACGACTTGATGAAGATACCCGCGTCACAATTTTAGGTCACGTACAGCGCGGCGGCTCTCCTAGCGCCTTTGATCGCAATTTAAGCACCTTATTAGGTCATGCAGCCGTTGAAGAACTGCTGTCAGCTACATCGGCAACTGAGCCGGTGCTGATTGGAATGCGAGGCAACCGCATCACCCGTCCACCTTTAATGCACTGTGTCGAGCAAACCCACGCAGTTGCCGATGCGATCGCAGCCGGTGACTACGAAACTGCAATGGATCTGCGCGGCAACAGCTTTAAAGAAGCCTTCCATACCCTGCATACTTTAATGCAAGCTTCCCCCTCCCAGGAAAGAAACACCGGAGAAAATACCCTCTCCCATTCACCCCTGCGAATCGCCGTCCTCAACTGTGGCGCGGCAGCACCTGGAATGAATACCGCAGTTCGGGCTGCTGTCAGGTTGGGGATTGACAAAGGACAAACCATGCTGGGAGTTGAACACGGCTTCCGAGGACTGATTGACGGCAGTATCAAAGAGTTGGATTGGCTAAGCGTGCGGGGTTGGGCGACAACCGGCGGATCTGAATTGGGAACCAGCCGAAAAATTCCTCAAACTAAAGATTTTTACGAGATCGCAAGGCACATCGAAGCGCAAAATATCCACGCATTATTAATCATCGGTGGCTGGAGCGGTTACGAGGCAGCTTACCAGCTTTACGCTCAGCGAGATACCTTTTCGGCGTTCAACATTCCTATTTTATGCCTACCTGCCGGCATCAATAATAATCTACCCGGCTGCGAACTGAGCATTGGTGCGGATACAGCTTTGAATAATATTATTCAAGCCGTCGATAAAATTAAGCAGTCTGCTGTTGCTTCCAACCGTTGCTTTATCGTAAAAGTTATGGGGCGCTACTGCGGTTATTTAGCCCTAATGAGCGGTTTAGCCACCGGCGCTGAACGAATTTACCTTCACGAAGAAGGCGTGAGCCTGAGTAACTTGCAGCAAGACTTAACCAATCTAATAGATGGGTTTAAGCAAGGCAAACGGGTGGGATTAATTATCTGTAATGAAAATGCTCATACAGTGTACACCTCAGATTTTATCTGCGCTCTCTTTGAAGAAGAAGGCCGGCAGCTTTTCCAAGTCCGCCAAGCGATTTTAGGGCACTTACAACAGGGTGGAGATCCTTCTCCGTTTGATCGCATTCAAGCGACCCGCTTTGCCGCCAAAGGTCTTGATTTCCTAATCGAACAAGCTCAAAAAGCATCGCCGGTGAGTGCGTTCATCGGCTTACAGGCTGGGCAAATACAGTTTTTTGACTTAGGCGATCTTCCCCGTATGGTGAACAAAGATTACCAACGACCCAAAGAGCAGTGGTGGTTAGAGTTACATACCCTAGCAAGAACTCTGTCTCAACCGGCACCGCAGCCGGCAGACTGA
- a CDS encoding ATP-binding protein, which produces MPLEITIKNYRCFSDSNPARFIIQKGFTAFIGVNNSGKSSLLKFFYEFRSLFTSVSERRNFVGAMYGQAQSFNFPKEVLDPQEVFCNVNKRPLIIELKFFYENGATEKDNLPIAEKIIITIPRNNTYTAQIYSANKILPSGGDVSEEMKWMFEKTPRIDVSDIIKSFRDLSKTLYIGPFRNALSLIAISGYQRQIDSQYLDYFDVKVGRAFIQEWRRLKTGFDRDLNSVSIKVTNSIQDIFKFRKLEINASDDDQTLKFFIDENPYTISELGSGLSQFFLVLANAAIKEPSYILIDEPELNLHPSLQLDFLTTLGQYASQGVFFATHSIGLARASAERIYTVRKGDESSKVIKYETSPSLVEFLGELSFSTYREFGFDKVLMVEGRTDIKTMQQFLRKYGKDHEILILSLGGSSFITPESESELEEVKRISDNIFVLIDSEKESLDETLEPKRQAFVEMCEQIGITCHVLERRATENYFTDRAIKKVKGEKYGALAHYEKLENAPHGWKKAENWRIAQEMSKEELEATDLGKFIKALCGIESTTN; this is translated from the coding sequence ATGCCACTTGAGATAACAATTAAGAACTATCGGTGCTTCTCTGACTCTAATCCGGCTCGTTTTATTATTCAAAAAGGTTTCACGGCTTTCATAGGAGTTAACAACTCAGGAAAGTCTTCTCTACTTAAATTTTTTTATGAGTTTCGCTCTCTCTTCACTTCTGTTTCAGAACGCCGCAACTTTGTGGGAGCTATGTACGGGCAGGCGCAAAGCTTCAATTTCCCCAAGGAAGTTTTAGATCCTCAAGAAGTATTCTGTAACGTTAATAAGCGGCCGCTGATAATTGAATTGAAATTTTTCTATGAAAATGGTGCTACAGAGAAAGATAATCTACCAATTGCTGAAAAAATCATCATTACCATTCCAAGAAATAATACTTACACTGCCCAAATATATTCAGCTAACAAAATTTTACCTTCTGGAGGTGACGTCTCGGAAGAAATGAAATGGATGTTCGAGAAAACACCGAGAATAGATGTATCTGATATTATTAAAAGTTTTAGAGATTTAAGTAAGACGCTGTATATAGGCCCATTTAGAAATGCTCTTAGTCTTATAGCAATTTCCGGCTACCAAAGACAAATAGATTCACAATACTTAGATTATTTTGATGTCAAAGTTGGGCGAGCTTTTATTCAAGAATGGCGACGATTAAAAACAGGTTTTGACAGAGACCTTAATTCAGTAAGTATTAAAGTTACAAATTCTATTCAAGATATTTTTAAATTTAGAAAATTAGAAATTAATGCCTCTGATGATGATCAAACACTTAAATTTTTTATAGATGAAAACCCCTACACAATTTCCGAGCTAGGATCGGGACTTTCCCAATTCTTTTTGGTTCTTGCTAATGCAGCTATAAAAGAGCCATCTTATATTCTTATCGATGAACCTGAACTTAATCTTCATCCCTCGCTCCAATTAGACTTTCTAACGACTCTGGGTCAATATGCTAGCCAAGGAGTTTTCTTTGCGACACACAGCATTGGGCTAGCAAGAGCTAGTGCCGAGCGAATTTATACAGTTCGTAAGGGTGATGAGAGCAGCAAAGTTATTAAGTACGAAACAAGTCCAAGCTTGGTAGAGTTTCTAGGAGAACTTAGCTTCTCCACTTACAGAGAGTTTGGTTTTGATAAAGTTTTGATGGTTGAGGGCAGAACAGATATTAAAACAATGCAACAGTTCCTACGCAAGTATGGAAAAGATCATGAAATTTTAATCTTATCGTTGGGTGGAAGCAGTTTTATTACTCCTGAATCCGAGTCTGAACTTGAGGAAGTTAAACGTATTTCTGATAATATTTTTGTTTTAATAGACAGTGAAAAAGAATCTCTCGATGAGACCTTAGAGCCAAAAAGACAGGCGTTTGTGGAAATGTGCGAACAAATCGGAATTACCTGCCATGTGCTTGAGCGTCGAGCTACTGAAAACTACTTTACAGATAGGGCTATTAAGAAAGTTAAAGGAGAGAAGTATGGGGCGCTGGCCCACTATGAAAAACTGGAAAACGCACCACATGGCTGGAAGAAAGCAGAGAATTGGCGGATAGCTCAAGAGATGAGCAAAGAGGAATTAGAAGCAACCGACCTGGGTAAATTTATAAAAGCTTTGTGTGGAATCGAGTCAACGACAAACTAA
- a CDS encoding DUF433 domain-containing protein, translating to MIFKELESQLLALTPEEKAEALEILTKILKPGSQGITKTPGVCGGDACIAGTRIPVWVLVNARHLGIDEAQLLYDYPHINAADLVNAWAYAEAYPNEIEQAITKNEEA from the coding sequence ATGATATTCAAAGAATTAGAATCCCAACTTCTTGCCTTAACTCCTGAAGAAAAAGCCGAAGCCCTGGAAATTTTGACCAAAATTTTAAAGCCTGGTTCACAAGGAATTACCAAAACTCCGGGTGTCTGTGGCGGGGATGCCTGTATCGCCGGCACTCGTATTCCAGTTTGGGTATTAGTCAATGCTCGTCATTTAGGAATCGATGAAGCGCAACTCCTATACGACTACCCGCATATTAATGCTGCCGATTTAGTCAATGCTTGGGCTTATGCAGAAGCGTATCCTAATGAAATTGAACAAGCCATCACAAAGAATGAGGAAGCATAA
- a CDS encoding DUF5615 family PIN-like protein: protein MARLYADEQFPRKVSELLSSMGHNILTVQQAGNANLGIPDEEVLTFAVSENRAVLTINRFDFIRLHRLQSDHAGIIVCTDDVNRNQMAIRINEAISAEEPLTGKLIRVNRPSS, encoded by the coding sequence GTGGCCCGTCTGTATGCCGATGAACAATTCCCGCGCAAAGTCAGCGAATTACTATCTAGTATGGGCCACAATATCCTGACGGTGCAACAAGCAGGGAATGCCAATTTAGGAATTCCCGATGAAGAAGTATTAACATTTGCTGTGAGTGAGAATCGCGCAGTTTTAACCATTAATCGGTTTGATTTTATTCGATTGCATCGGTTACAGTCTGACCATGCAGGTATCATTGTTTGTACAGACGATGTCAATAGAAATCAGATGGCCATACGCATTAATGAAGCGATTTCTGCTGAAGAACCATTAACCGGCAAATTAATTCGAGTCAACCGGCCCTCCTCATAA
- a CDS encoding diacylglycerol/polyprenol kinase family protein, protein MTVVGVWMGGVLLLAELLNRFASVDSEITRKIVHIGTGNVILLAWWLQIPAWVGITAAVLASAIALLSYRLPILPGVNSVGRLSFGTLFYAISIGVLVAWFWPLQQPQYAALGILVMTYGDGLAAIIGQKFGKHPYKLWGIQKSWEGSLTMALVSYVVSCLILLAVQGAIWPTWLVPAVIAISATSLEAFSKYGIDNLTVPIGGAAVAFFLNQFLMSIYL, encoded by the coding sequence ATGACCGTCGTTGGAGTCTGGATGGGAGGGGTGTTGTTGTTGGCGGAGTTGTTAAACCGCTTTGCCTCTGTAGATTCAGAAATTACCCGGAAAATCGTTCACATTGGCACCGGCAACGTGATCTTACTGGCGTGGTGGTTGCAGATCCCGGCATGGGTTGGGATTACAGCAGCGGTTTTAGCCAGTGCGATCGCCCTTCTATCCTACCGGCTTCCCATCCTCCCAGGCGTCAACAGCGTTGGCCGGCTCAGCTTTGGCACATTATTCTATGCCATCAGTATTGGCGTTTTAGTTGCCTGGTTCTGGCCGCTGCAACAACCCCAGTATGCGGCTTTGGGGATTTTGGTCATGACCTATGGCGATGGATTAGCCGCCATTATTGGCCAGAAATTTGGCAAACATCCTTACAAACTCTGGGGAATACAAAAAAGTTGGGAAGGATCTCTGACAATGGCACTCGTCAGCTATGTCGTTAGCTGCTTGATTTTGCTTGCAGTTCAGGGCGCTATATGGCCCACCTGGTTAGTGCCGGCAGTCATTGCGATCTCCGCTACCAGCTTGGAAGCTTTCTCTAAATATGGCATTGACAACCTTACCGTTCCTATCGGCGGCGCGGCTGTTGCCTTTTTCTTAAATCAATTCCTGATGTCAATTTATTTGTGA
- a CDS encoding DUF423 domain-containing protein has translation MIVRFFLVTAAILAGLSVAIGAFSAHALKDRLSAQALTIFETGARYQMYHALALLLVAVLLSRAGEPPTSLVVAGFAFIAGIALFSGSLYTLSFTGISWLGAIAPIGGVAFMIGWACLAVAGWNFQQ, from the coding sequence GTGATTGTTCGTTTTTTTCTGGTAACGGCGGCGATTTTAGCCGGCTTGTCTGTGGCAATTGGGGCGTTTTCAGCTCATGCCTTGAAGGATAGACTCAGCGCTCAAGCGCTAACGATTTTTGAAACCGGCGCTCGCTACCAAATGTATCACGCCCTAGCCTTGCTGCTGGTGGCTGTGCTGTTGAGTCGTGCCGGTGAACCCCCAACAAGCTTAGTCGTTGCTGGATTTGCGTTTATTGCCGGCATTGCTTTGTTTTCAGGAAGTTTATATACCTTGAGTTTCACCGGCATTTCTTGGCTGGGTGCCATTGCGCCGATAGGGGGAGTCGCTTTTATGATTGGTTGGGCTTGCTTAGCTGTTGCCGGTTGGAACTTTCAGCAGTAA
- the bchM gene encoding magnesium protoporphyrin IX methyltransferase — MNALDDKTVVKEYFNATGFDRWRRIYGDGEVNKVQRDIREGHQRTVDTVISWLSADGNLPGLSVCDAGCGVGSLSIPLAQAGARVYGSDISEKMVREAYERAEAVMPQMNNLAFTAQDLESLSGRYHTVICLDVLIHYPQEKAADMIAHLCSLAESRMILSFAPKTLALTMLKKIGEFFPGPSKATRAYQHREADVVKILENNGFSIQRQGMTSTSFYFSRILEATRR; from the coding sequence ATGAACGCACTGGATGATAAGACCGTTGTTAAAGAATATTTCAATGCCACCGGCTTTGATCGCTGGCGGCGAATCTATGGCGATGGCGAGGTGAATAAAGTCCAGCGTGACATCCGCGAGGGACATCAGCGAACCGTCGATACTGTGATTAGCTGGCTGAGTGCTGATGGCAATTTGCCTGGGTTGTCGGTGTGTGACGCCGGCTGCGGAGTTGGCAGTCTCAGCATTCCCCTCGCACAAGCCGGCGCGAGGGTTTACGGCAGCGATATTTCTGAAAAAATGGTGAGAGAAGCTTATGAAAGAGCTGAGGCTGTAATGCCTCAAATGAATAATCTCGCATTTACAGCCCAGGATTTAGAAAGTTTGAGTGGTCGCTATCATACAGTGATTTGCCTGGATGTGTTGATTCACTATCCGCAAGAAAAGGCAGCGGATATGATCGCTCACCTTTGTTCTTTAGCAGAATCTCGGATGATTCTTAGTTTTGCGCCGAAAACTTTAGCGCTGACGATGCTAAAGAAAATTGGGGAGTTTTTTCCAGGCCCAAGTAAAGCCACTCGCGCTTACCAACACCGGGAAGCGGATGTTGTGAAAATTCTGGAAAATAACGGTTTTTCAATTCAGCGGCAAGGAATGACGAGTACAAGTTTTTACTTTTCGCGCATTCTGGAAGCGACTCGCCGGTAA